The sequence below is a genomic window from Mytilus edulis chromosome 2, xbMytEdul2.2, whole genome shotgun sequence.
ctcccgattttctctttgcctatgttgccatgtacaatcctgttcgatcacaaggatcttcatgtgatcaaaatctttcagattgtgatctggtaacctgaaatgttggctgacaggaatatacggtttttttgtgaggtcactcctgtggccattgaggcgtttgtgaaatggctgcatagattcaccaacatattggagaccacatctaggacactcaagaacgtaaatcacgtttgagcttttgcagttgacattgcagaagatcttgtatgtcttttctgtggtcttactgtgaaatgttgatgaatgctgcaattggttgcaacatttgcagcgcttatccccacaaggctgacaattacctacagtatggttaggtttggaaaggtcagcacggacaagtatatttctcaggctgttaggttgtttgaaggcaatcatgggaggctcaggaaagattttggataacttCGAATGTTTCTCGATTGCTGTCCAATGATCACGAATGGTCTTGGCTCTATTTCTCAGGCATGGATGGTAGGTGAGCACACATgggattcttttacttttctgtttatctttgtaAGTTAGCAGACTGCTTCTGTGGATGGATTCCGCTTttcgaaaactatttttgatgtttttgtgtttatatccccttcttttcaaatgtccTTTAAGCTGCCCCAGACGTTGTTTTGCAGTGTCTTCAGAGGAGCAGATTCGCCTTATTCTTAGAGCTTGGCTGTATGGAATGCTCTTCGTGCAGTGTGGAGGATGGCAACTTTCAGGCGACAAGTATTGATGAGTATCTGTAGGTTTAGAGTATATATCTGTGTTTATTATACCTACAGAGAGGGTGCTAGATGTATCAAGGAAGTTTATGGTGGAATTAGATGTTTCATGGGTGAATTTGATGGTAGGGTGTTGATTGTTAGCATTTGTTATAAAAGTTTGTAATTTTTGGTCTCCCTTGTCCCATTTCATGTCAACGTCATCAATAAATCGATaccaggaaagcggtttttcgatAGAGCACTCCAGCAGTTGCTTTTCAAATTTACCCATGAATATATTGGCATAAGATGGAGCCATTTTTGTACCCATAGCAGTGCCATTTGTCTGTAAATAGTGTTCTCCTTGGAATGTGAAGTTGTTCTTTTTCAAGACCATAGTAAGCATTTCAACTAAGCAATCAGTAGGTGGAATTTTAAGAGATCGAGAGTCCCAAACTTCTCTACATGCTTCAATACCATCTGCATGGGGAATATTCGTATAGAGAGAGGTGACATCCATAGTGACAAGAGTAGTATTGGCAGGTAGAGGGTTTAAATCCTGCATCTTTAGTATGTAATCTGTAGAATCTTTAATAAAAGATGGCAAGTTTTCTACATGAGGTCGAAGatagtaatcaacgaattcggatATTTTTTCTGTGGGATGACCATTAGCTGAGACGATTGGTCTACCTGGGTTACCAGGTTTATGAATTTTAGGGAGCAGGTAGAATCGCCCAGGTTTTGAATTTTcaggttttaaatatttgaaagtatCTATATCAATGATGTTATTGTCACACATTTCctttaaacattctgttatttcCTCGCTGAATTGGAGGGTGGGGTCCGAATTAAGTTTTCTGTAAAACCGGTCATCATCTAATTGGCGAATGGCCTCTTGGACATAGTTAGATTTGTCCATGACGACAACTGCACTCCCTTTGTCTGCAGGTTTAATAACAATGTCGTCATTATCTCTCAAATTTGTCAAAGCCACACGTTCATCAGGTGTTAAATTATCATAGGTctgattgtttatttttacatttgtaagtATATCCGTTTTAACATTGTCTATAAATGATTCTAAGGTGGTGTTTTTGCTTGGTTTAGGGACCCAGTTGCTTTTCTTTCTAAATCTATATTCGTTGGAGTCATCAGAGTCACTATCTGAGGTGGTGCTATCGTCCTCTTTCGATGCAAAATGTTCCTTGATGCGGAGGCTCCTGGCAAAATAATCCAGTTCCTCAGACAATTTAGTATCATTCACTGGACCTGGGACTGGACAAAAGTTTAGGCCTCTGGATAGTAATGACGTTTCGTCCTCAGTAAGTTGTTTGCTGGAAAGATTAACAACGGTATTGATCTTGTTGCTAAGGACTTGAGGTCTACGTCTAAAATGTCtgtttttggttttattattctttttttcttttgtactaACGGATGGGAAAGAAGTACCATCCCGTTGAAATTTGCATCTTTGTCTGGAGCGGAGAGTGGCGGTCTTAGTGTTGGTTATATCTCTCAGGCGCTCTTGGATGTTCTCGAATTCACTTGCTGTTAGATCTGTTTTGCAAGCCTGAGACAAGGAGTCAAATTGAAGTGTTAGGTTTTTAAGATGTTCAATACAGTGTTCTCTAAGAAGTATGAGTAGACGGAGGGAACAGTGAAATAGGGTTTGATCCCACCTGCGAAGAAATGTATTAGACAGGTTGCCGGTAGTTTGAGGCAGTGCTTTAATACATAAGCCACTGGgaataaatatcaaaacaaatatatctaagatgaatataaataacaaaacaaatatatatatttgcgtATGACAACAGACATCATTTTATACTTacaaatcaatataaataaaggcaatcgtagtgtaccgctgttcgaaagtcataaatcaaatttgtttatgaagattttacattttacaaatacacagttatcttctattttttttagaaacgaACTGGCAATATAGTACTTAAATACAtagttaatttacgttttttgattgagttaaacctTCCAATTAAATTTTATCGTATGCTTTCTacgttgtgatgttatactattgtttcagaaaaagggagaaggtttggtacctttaaaacgtttaatcccgctgcaaatgtttgcacctgtcccaagtcaggaatatgatgtacagtagtttttgtttgtttatgtaatttatacgtgtttctcgtttctcgttttttttaaatataaataagaccgttggttttcccgtttgaatggttttacactagtaattgttggaCTCTTTACAGCTtggtgttcggtgtgagccaatgctccgtgttgaaggccgtacattgacctataatggtttacttttaataattgttatttggatggggagttgtctcattggcactcacaccacatcttcctgtatctatATAGTTATAGACAGTCATGATATATGAATATTTACATTATGTTATACAGGGGATTCACTCAGCAAACATAATGGATATAGATTTACTACAAGGGACAGAGATAATGATGCTTACAATAGAAACTGTGCTGAGGTGTTCTACGGAGCATGGTGGTATATTGGTTGTCATTACTCAAATTTGAATGGAATGTACGTCATGGTAAAAAACAGTTCTCGTGGAACTGGTGTTATTTGGGCTACCTGGAAAGGATACAACTACTCATTGAAAACAACACGCATGATGATACGGCGAgcttaataaaaacaaatcaatacaAATGAACACATTGAATTCTATTGTTTTTATTGCTTATATGATCATTAGATAGAAAGTACAAGCGACATACGCGACAGTTGAACTTGTTTGTTCTTTTAGgtagaatttatatatatttctttgaggACAAagcgcgcgtctgtcgtataaaAATGTAACGCTGAatgtcctggtatctataatgactTTATCAAGTAATTAAAACAAGCATTATAGCAATATCATTTAGTATCATTGTATACTCGCATTAATACAGTGTGTCTTTGTTTAACCGCGCCGGTCTTCAACCATACCAATCTAGATgactttttatattttgcataactCCATCCCGTTGTATTCAAACTTACATCTAATTGCATAGCTCTGTCCAGAAACGAAATGAATTGATAAACGATTTAAAATGGTATTAACAATAACGTATTAACAATAACGTATTAACAATAACGTATTAACAATAATGAAGTAAAGGATAATGGTGAAATTGTTTAGCTGGTGCCACGTACATTAAAATATTTGCTAACAAATCAATCGTCATACACTTATTTGAatccagaaataaaaaaataccgaTTGTGTCATATCCTGATTGCGAAATGTTAGCTGACTGAATATGCATGGTGGGTGATGAATAAACCCCTACCATGTCTCGCTCCTTTAAGGGTTTATGCGAATCCGCCAGATTCAGTTTTATTTACCATGATTGGCCTCCCCAAATCGGTTGTAGAGATTTTAATATCGGCAATGTGCTGTCGCGTTTATCAATGTCAACACCAGTATAGGTAGGCACAGTTTTCTGCAATGATGTAGAATTGTGTGGAAGTTGTTTATTAGTTCCGTTATGTTGATAGCGTTGAGTATGCAACAAAATCCAACATATTGGATAATGTAACAAAAAATGTAGCCCAGCAGCTAAAACTGcgtaaatatgtttttatagatATCGAACCCAAAGGAAAGTTTAAAGCGGAAAATCCAGTATCGAATGCCAAAATCGAAATCACTAACacctcaaacgaatggaaaacatttgtcatattcctggcttgctacaggcatttccttatgtagaaaaggttaattaaacctggttttatagctaactaaacctctttCTTTTACAACAGTCGCATAAAATGCcattatatttaatttaataacaatgcgtgaacaaacaGACAGACCTAATAGatacaaatgtcaaaaaatagggctacagcagtcaatattgaactatactagtaatattttttttaaaaaaggttgtcaatgaagaaaatcaaaatggcatATATGcaaagtacatacatgtacatgtaatcaaAAATgaaggacaaaaatacaaaatattaccaaagcaaaacagcaaattgaggGACTGCACAAGTCTTGAGCCACGATAAAAGGATATAACCAAAATGCACTAAACCATAAAGGGTAATAAATTACAAACACAAATAACTGAGCTTATAACACAttattaaggtaaaaaaaaacaacgtcaGTTCCTACAATCAAtatttcaagaccatcatgtattgtttgtgaagttgatacCGAAGTTTAAATTTATCAAAACGCTACAGATATACATGTTCACCCATGAACCATTTTTTAGAAAAAGTTCCAAGCTTTTGAATACCGAATGATTTGGGAAATGATATTCCgaatgcaggtgaagttggtatattgctacttaggtgggagaaattgataatttcaaaattaaaatcgtttgtcatagattctggtactgaataaactcatcatagataccaggactaaattttgtatatacgtcagacgcgcgtttcgtctacaaaagactcatcagtgacgctcgaatccaaaaaagttaaaaaggctaaataaagtacgacaGCGTATGCCAAATttgaggtataagtctaaaaatgaggcggaggaagccgtgtcctgtatttcttttatttctacTTGTGGAGAATATGTTAATGGAACCAAATCATAAAAGTTTTGGTTCTTAATGGAAAGCCCATAATCACTTAATTTAAATGTGAAAGTTATCTTCTTGTTTTACGTGTCTCACTGGTATTAAAGGGAtaaccgtaactggaattacgactatcccaatatggcgacggcagatataggtaaaatatttacagtcatttttctcaaatgtaggatgtttttgtcaatagttactcagatgcaaggtttttctataccattacatcatatttgaatcgtaacggtgcactggaattgtctaagcgcttacAAAAATTGCAGTTACATGTACGACAGACCAAATACAgacatttgaaatgttttctaaGACTGATAACAAAATAGTGGTAGGTTTGAAAGTCAATCACTgatcttttttcaaaaaataatttgctGATAAGTTGCTGtctaatttatgtatatatagtattaaaaaaataatttgtttatagGTTTGCTgtcttatttatgtatatatatatagtattgtaTAATATATGTAAGAGTTCGGCGGAACACAGTGCTTCGCCTACTTTTGATGTTAATTGTtaaaggctcaacaaaaatgaggggaaaatgtaattaaaaaaccACTTGATTCTATCTTTATATTGTGAGCAGCTTCTGTCCAAGTCTGGTAAAAACCCAGGATAGTTAATGaatatactaaatgtttaaccagatgctccgcagggcgcagctttatacgaccacagaggttgaaccctgaacggttggggcaagtatggacacaacattcaagcgggattcagctctaaatttggattgtgattaaatagttgacacagcataggtttctgacacagaatgaatgtggtataataaacttaaaatttgttttttgcctttgagcaattcactatgctgttgaatattaatcctctcagaaaaaatgtttgaagaaattttctttttattgatgaaatctgaaatgagaaaaattgaacccctccccaattttttttcacatccccctttcccttatcccaaaactgatctcaattcaaattaataatggagtttgcaacaataactactcatttaaatacatcataaaatattaaaatgtaaaaaaaagtgcttgttatcgctaaatggtaaagattgttttaatttatcagttcgacatatgttgtactgttaaaccactgtcacaagttaggggagggttgggatcccgcaaacatgtttaaccccgccacattatttatgtatgtacctgtcccaagtcaggagcctgtaatccagtggttgtcgtttgctcatgtcatcacatcttcttttttatattgtatacaaCTATCAAGTCAATTTACAGATTTTAAAAATGAGCCTAAGCCAACTCTGTATGGCCATCATTAAacaatgccccccccccctttttcataaaaaaaaggataaaaggaattaagaaagaaaaagaaaagataactGGATTCAGAGATATGAAagactttttttattagttgtcagTAACTGCCAGTACATTCAGATCAGTAATTATTCTTTTTGTGGTtgagatatatacatgtacaagtacccggctacGTCCTCTCTGtgtca
It includes:
- the LOC139510500 gene encoding techylectin-5B-like, encoding MEDFENNHKYAIYEKFAVENEKSGYKLKVAGYTGNAGDSLSKHNGYRFTTRDRDNDAYNRNCAEVFYGAWWYIGCHYSNLNGMYVMVKNSSRGTGVIWATWKGYNYSLKTTRMMIRRA